The following coding sequences are from one Paenibacillus sp. FSL R5-0912 window:
- a CDS encoding GNAT family N-acetyltransferase, which produces MDIILRELIPEDAAALLSLQHRLDQETSYMLLAPGERQTGIPQVEEMIASFGNAQTSILIGAEADGELAGYLSVRGGSVSRNKHSAYIVIGILKQYQGMGVGSGLFHEMDLWANRSDIVRLELTVMKHNERAVALYTRYGFEIEGVKKKSLLVDGEWVDEYYMSKIFNPASI; this is translated from the coding sequence ATGGATATCATACTGAGGGAACTGATTCCTGAAGACGCCGCCGCACTCTTAAGTCTGCAGCACCGGCTGGATCAGGAAACTTCGTATATGCTGCTTGCACCCGGAGAGAGGCAGACCGGAATTCCGCAGGTGGAAGAAATGATCGCAAGCTTCGGGAATGCTCAAACCTCTATCCTGATCGGAGCCGAAGCTGACGGTGAGCTGGCGGGATACCTGTCAGTCAGGGGAGGAAGCGTCAGCCGCAATAAACACAGTGCCTATATAGTCATCGGCATCCTGAAGCAATATCAGGGCATGGGAGTCGGCAGCGGATTGTTCCATGAGATGGACTTGTGGGCGAACCGGAGCGACATTGTGCGTCTGGAGCTTACGGTAATGAAGCATAATGAGCGGGCTGTTGCGCTGTATACGAGGTATGGTTTTGAGATTGAAGGCGTGAAGAAAAAGTCGCTGCTGGTGGATGGGGAATGGGTAGACGAATATTATATGAGTAAAATATTTAACCCCGCCTCTATATAG
- a CDS encoding aminopeptidase, protein MTQTELQSKLSKYADLAVQIGVNVQPGQILVVNAPISAAEFVHLITAKAYAIGASQVKVNWSDEFITRQQFEHAAPEVFTKAPTWFAGEVTEFAENGAAFLNVIAENPDALKGIDPERIANFQKTRGAALTKYREMQMSDKVSWSIVAIPSQPWADKVFPDVPEEERVDKLWEAIFHTVRLDREDPVAAWQEHLDTLEQKADVLNAKKYKSLHYIAPGTDLSIELPEGHIWAQGDSINAKGHSFVANMPTEEVFTAPKKTGVDGTVRSTKPLSYGGNIIDGFSITFEQGRITSVSAEQGQEALEYLISLDEGAKYLGEVALVPHNSPISDSNILYFNTLFDENASNHLAIGTAYAFCLEGGKEMNQDELIAHGLNTSVTHVDFMIGSAEMDIYGITADGTREPVFLKGNWAF, encoded by the coding sequence ATGACTCAAACAGAGCTTCAATCCAAGCTAAGTAAATATGCTGATCTGGCTGTGCAGATCGGTGTAAATGTTCAGCCGGGGCAAATCCTGGTCGTGAATGCTCCGATTTCCGCAGCCGAGTTCGTCCACCTGATTACCGCCAAAGCATATGCCATCGGCGCAAGCCAGGTCAAGGTTAACTGGAGTGACGAGTTCATTACGCGCCAGCAGTTCGAGCATGCTGCACCTGAAGTGTTCACCAAGGCTCCAACCTGGTTCGCGGGTGAAGTGACCGAATTCGCCGAGAACGGCGCAGCATTTCTGAACGTTATTGCCGAGAATCCGGATGCACTCAAAGGTATTGATCCTGAGCGGATCGCCAACTTCCAGAAGACCCGGGGAGCTGCACTTACGAAATACCGCGAAATGCAGATGTCTGATAAAGTCAGCTGGAGTATTGTAGCCATCCCGTCCCAGCCTTGGGCAGACAAGGTATTCCCTGACGTGCCTGAAGAAGAGCGCGTAGATAAACTCTGGGAGGCAATCTTCCACACCGTACGCCTGGACCGCGAAGACCCTGTAGCCGCCTGGCAGGAGCATCTGGATACGCTGGAGCAGAAAGCGGATGTTCTCAATGCGAAGAAATACAAAAGCCTGCATTACATAGCACCTGGAACCGACCTTAGTATCGAGCTGCCTGAAGGCCATATTTGGGCGCAGGGCGACAGCATCAATGCTAAAGGTCATTCTTTTGTCGCCAACATGCCAACTGAAGAAGTGTTCACGGCTCCGAAGAAAACCGGCGTTGACGGTACTGTCAGAAGCACGAAGCCGCTCAGCTACGGCGGGAATATTATTGACGGCTTTTCGATTACCTTTGAACAGGGCCGGATTACCAGCGTAAGCGCCGAGCAAGGCCAGGAAGCCCTGGAATATCTGATCAGTCTCGATGAAGGCGCCAAGTACCTGGGTGAAGTCGCACTCGTGCCGCACAACTCGCCGATCTCCGACTCTAACATCCTTTATTTCAACACCTTGTTTGACGAGAATGCGTCCAACCATCTGGCGATCGGCACTGCATATGCCTTCTGCCTCGAAGGCGGCAAAGAAATGAACCAGGATGAGCTGATCGCCCATGGTCTCAATACCAGCGTAACCCATGTCGATTTCATGATCGGCTCAGCAGAGATGGATATTTATGGTATCACGGCTGACGGTACGCGTGAGCCTGTATTCCTGAAGGGCAACTGGGCATTCTAA
- a CDS encoding TrkH family potassium uptake protein yields the protein MANLSFGYLRLTPPKILSLGFVILIAAGTLLLCLPAASTGGRISFIDALFMATSATCVTGLAVIDTGTQLTAFGQIVLLVLFQFGGLGFVTMATLITLVLNKRISLKERLLLQESMNQNSMQGIVKLIRRVLIYSLVIQLTGAILLAARFMMDMPFGKAAYYGVFHSISIFNNAGFDLFGDVHGPFSGLTRYVEDPIVNITSMLLIFLGGIGFIVLSDVIDFPKRKRLTLHSKVVLATSAALIVIGAAIFFWLELNSTLKPLHAGGKIMASFLQAITPRSGGVTTIEIPLLRESTQFLMILLMFIGAAPGSTGGGIKITTFAILASTAYAKLRGKEDIVMFRHRISKENVYRAITMTLLSLMLVVISTMLLSVTESADFLTVLFEAVSAFGTSGITMGLTTELTTIGKVLVIILMFVGRTGPLTLAYALKPKNSKELYRYPEGNITIG from the coding sequence TTGGCTAACCTATCCTTTGGGTATCTCAGGCTGACGCCGCCCAAAATACTATCACTGGGCTTTGTAATACTAATCGCGGCCGGCACCCTGCTTCTGTGTCTCCCTGCTGCTTCTACCGGCGGAAGAATCTCTTTCATTGATGCACTGTTCATGGCTACCTCAGCGACCTGTGTAACCGGGCTTGCTGTCATTGACACAGGAACGCAGCTGACGGCTTTTGGACAGATTGTACTGCTCGTGCTATTCCAGTTCGGCGGTCTCGGGTTCGTTACGATGGCGACGCTGATCACGCTGGTGCTGAACAAGCGGATCTCACTGAAGGAGCGCCTGCTGCTGCAGGAATCCATGAATCAGAATTCCATGCAGGGAATTGTGAAGCTGATCCGCCGGGTGCTAATCTACTCGCTGGTGATTCAGCTGACCGGGGCCATTCTTCTTGCCGCAAGATTTATGATGGACATGCCTTTTGGCAAAGCAGCGTATTACGGAGTATTCCATAGTATATCCATCTTCAACAATGCCGGATTTGATCTGTTCGGGGATGTTCACGGGCCCTTCAGCGGTTTAACCCGCTATGTTGAAGATCCGATTGTGAATATTACCTCCATGCTGCTGATCTTCCTCGGCGGTATCGGCTTTATTGTATTATCTGATGTAATCGACTTTCCGAAACGTAAGCGGCTGACTCTTCATTCCAAGGTAGTCCTTGCCACTTCTGCTGCTCTCATTGTGATTGGCGCGGCTATTTTCTTCTGGCTGGAGCTGAATTCCACGCTGAAGCCGCTGCATGCCGGAGGCAAGATAATGGCTTCCTTCCTGCAGGCGATTACGCCACGCTCTGGTGGGGTGACAACGATCGAGATCCCGCTGCTGCGTGAATCCACGCAATTCCTGATGATTCTGCTGATGTTTATCGGAGCAGCTCCCGGCTCCACCGGCGGCGGGATTAAGATTACCACCTTTGCGATTCTGGCCAGCACAGCCTATGCCAAGCTTCGGGGCAAAGAGGATATCGTAATGTTCCGCCACCGGATCTCGAAGGAGAATGTCTACAGGGCGATTACCATGACCCTGCTGTCACTGATGCTGGTGGTTATCTCGACCATGCTGCTGTCCGTGACGGAAAGTGCGGATTTTCTGACCGTGCTGTTCGAGGCAGTCTCCGCTTTCGGTACTTCCGGTATAACAATGGGACTGACTACAGAGCTGACAACAATCGGTAAGGTGCTGGTGATCATTCTGATGTTTGTCGGCCGGACAGGACCGCTTACACTTGCTTATGCACTCAAACCGAAGAATAGTAAGGAACTCTACCGGTACCCTGAAGGCAATATTACCATCGGCTAA
- a CDS encoding DUF6773 family protein encodes MKHRGIKDERIITEFQKLNSHGFAICFAGLMISLAVKVFILNWDIKLWLDTFLILMAACLYVVIRGIRAGLYQLPPKAGEVKRFKKMNLIGGLLSSVVWGALMFSYDLLDSDPMDLSNSIMSNGAGAVIFFLGITALQWLMIKRSNKNADKMLDSEN; translated from the coding sequence ATGAAGCATCGGGGAATTAAGGATGAACGGATCATTACCGAGTTTCAAAAGCTTAATTCGCATGGATTCGCGATTTGTTTTGCAGGACTGATGATTAGCCTCGCGGTGAAAGTATTTATACTGAATTGGGATATAAAATTATGGCTGGATACCTTTCTGATCTTGATGGCGGCTTGTTTATATGTCGTTATTCGAGGAATCCGTGCAGGACTCTATCAGCTGCCGCCTAAGGCGGGGGAGGTGAAACGCTTCAAGAAAATGAATCTTATTGGCGGATTGCTCAGTTCTGTGGTGTGGGGTGCTCTTATGTTTAGCTATGATCTGTTGGACAGTGATCCGATGGATCTGTCAAATAGCATAATGAGTAACGGGGCTGGAGCAGTTATATTCTTCTTAGGAATTACCGCGCTGCAGTGGCTAATGATCAAGCGGTCCAATAAAAATGCCGACAAAATGCTGGACTCGGAGAACTAG
- a CDS encoding TetR/AcrR family transcriptional regulator, with translation MARAGLDTHTLVLAAAELADAQGVQEVTLAALAAKLGVRPPSLYNHINGLAGLRTLLAIHGLEQLYDAMSAAAEGARGEQAVHALSQAYIGFARQHPGLYETTLRAPEQGDTALEAAGGKVLSLIIQVLSCFGLDEEGNLHAVRGLRSILHGFSALENQGGFGMPLDLNVSLTRLIRAYIAGIRCMGEGADELE, from the coding sequence ATGGCTAGAGCCGGTTTGGACACACATACTCTGGTGCTGGCAGCAGCAGAGCTGGCAGACGCACAGGGTGTTCAGGAGGTGACGCTGGCTGCACTGGCGGCCAAGCTGGGCGTTCGCCCGCCGTCGTTGTATAATCACATTAACGGACTCGCGGGTCTGCGGACACTGCTGGCGATTCACGGGCTGGAGCAGCTCTATGACGCCATGTCAGCTGCAGCGGAAGGCGCACGGGGCGAACAGGCCGTTCATGCGCTGAGTCAGGCTTACATCGGATTTGCCAGACAACATCCGGGGCTGTACGAAACAACATTGAGAGCACCTGAGCAGGGAGACACCGCTCTGGAGGCTGCGGGCGGGAAGGTTCTGTCGCTGATTATTCAAGTCCTGTCCTGCTTTGGGCTGGATGAGGAAGGGAACCTGCACGCCGTCCGGGGATTGCGCAGCATACTACACGGGTTCTCTGCCCTTGAGAATCAAGGCGGCTTCGGAATGCCGCTGGACTTGAATGTAAGTCTTACCCGGCTGATCCGCGCTTATATTGCCGGAATCCGCTGCATGGGTGAGGGAGCAGATGAGCTTGAATGA
- the pstB gene encoding phosphate ABC transporter ATP-binding protein PstB produces MGIAEPVVRESFQTEDLSIYYGTYEAVKGISLPFAQNTVTALIGPSGCGKSTFLRSLNRMNDDISGSTTKGSIWIDGIDINASGTDVIKLRQKIGMVWQKPNPFYKSIYDNIAFGPKYHGIKGKKALDEIVESSLRRAALWDEVKDRLKDSALALSGGQQQRLCIARALSVNPQILLLDEPASALDPVSTGKVEELIKELKEELRIVIVTHNMQQAARISDYTAYFYLGSLVEYDKTEKVFSNPENQMTQEYIMGRFG; encoded by the coding sequence ATGGGCATAGCGGAACCGGTGGTACGCGAATCATTTCAAACTGAGGATCTGAGTATTTATTATGGCACTTATGAGGCGGTTAAAGGAATTAGTCTTCCCTTCGCCCAGAATACGGTAACAGCATTGATCGGCCCTTCCGGCTGCGGGAAATCAACCTTTCTGCGTTCCCTTAACCGGATGAATGATGATATCTCCGGCTCGACTACCAAAGGCAGCATCTGGATTGACGGTATAGATATCAATGCTTCCGGAACAGATGTTATCAAGCTGCGCCAAAAAATCGGCATGGTCTGGCAAAAGCCGAATCCTTTTTACAAATCCATCTATGACAATATCGCCTTTGGTCCTAAGTATCATGGAATTAAGGGCAAAAAAGCACTGGATGAAATCGTGGAGAGCAGCCTGCGCCGCGCCGCCCTGTGGGATGAGGTCAAAGACCGCTTGAAGGACTCTGCACTGGCATTGTCTGGCGGACAGCAGCAGCGTCTGTGTATTGCCAGGGCACTTTCGGTTAACCCGCAGATCCTGCTGCTTGATGAGCCGGCTTCAGCACTTGATCCTGTATCGACAGGCAAGGTGGAGGAGCTGATTAAGGAACTGAAGGAAGAGCTGCGGATCGTAATCGTTACCCATAACATGCAGCAGGCAGCGCGGATCTCGGATTATACAGCCTACTTCTATCTGGGCTCGCTTGTGGAATATGACAAGACCGAGAAGGTCTTCAGCAATCCGGAGAATCAGATGACCCAGGAATATATTATGGGCCGTTTCGGCTGA
- a CDS encoding MBL fold metallo-hydrolase, with product MRVTQEGYLHQLTWLPRLFPVNCYLVEEKEELTLIDAGMPYSLQGILQQSSRLQKPLTRIVLTHGHMDHVGALDALKKLVPGAKVYISERDAALLAGDRSLRAGELQTPIKGSVPAKIATKPDVLLYEGDTIGSLTAISTPGHTPGSMSFRDQRSGALIVGDAFQTFRATAVSGKKVPLFPFPAMATWSLEQALASAYKLIDLAPSVLAVGHGNLVRHPVESMKHAAAEAGRLLVNGGKVHG from the coding sequence ATGAGAGTAACTCAAGAAGGTTATCTGCACCAGCTAACCTGGCTGCCGCGCTTATTTCCCGTTAACTGTTATCTGGTCGAAGAAAAAGAGGAGCTTACTCTAATAGATGCAGGCATGCCTTATAGTTTACAAGGTATCCTACAACAGTCCTCCAGGCTTCAGAAGCCGCTTACCCGGATCGTGCTAACCCATGGCCATATGGATCATGTCGGGGCGCTGGATGCGCTCAAGAAGCTTGTTCCTGGGGCCAAGGTCTATATCTCGGAACGCGATGCGGCGCTGCTGGCCGGTGACCGCTCGCTAAGGGCAGGTGAGCTTCAGACCCCGATTAAGGGCAGTGTACCTGCCAAGATAGCAACGAAGCCCGATGTGCTGCTGTACGAAGGGGATACCATCGGCTCACTGACGGCCATAAGTACGCCCGGGCATACTCCGGGATCTATGTCTTTCCGGGATCAGCGCAGTGGCGCACTAATTGTAGGGGATGCGTTCCAGACCTTCCGGGCAACCGCTGTGTCCGGCAAGAAGGTACCGTTGTTTCCTTTTCCGGCTATGGCGACATGGAGTCTGGAGCAGGCACTGGCCAGTGCCTATAAGCTAATTGATCTAGCGCCTTCAGTACTGGCTGTAGGACATGGAAATCTGGTGAGGCACCCGGTGGAATCCATGAAACATGCGGCAGCAGAGGCGGGCAGGCTATTGGTGAATGGAGGGAAAGTGCATGGCTAG
- a CDS encoding helix-turn-helix transcriptional regulator yields MGEHKNIKLKLARVQKDLSQEQLADAVGVTRQTIGLIEAGNYNPTMRLCIAICRVLGTTLNDIFWEEEE; encoded by the coding sequence GTGGGTGAGCATAAGAACATCAAATTGAAGCTGGCGCGGGTGCAGAAAGACCTGTCGCAGGAGCAGCTGGCAGATGCGGTAGGGGTAACGAGACAGACCATCGGTCTGATCGAAGCGGGAAACTACAACCCGACGATGCGATTGTGTATTGCCATTTGCAGAGTGCTGGGTACAACGCTTAACGATATTTTCTGGGAGGAAGAAGAATGA
- the pstC gene encoding phosphate ABC transporter permease subunit PstC, whose amino-acid sequence MRVKPKKTRFEKHHIENFIGRAYMSFCVLLLIVIIVSMVYFVASKGIANFVSGEVKVSDFLFGTKWSPEADTPSYGAFPFIAGSFLVTLLAALIASPLSICAALFMTEIVPGWGKKLLQPVIELLSGIPSVVYGFVGLSVIVPFLRNTLPGQGIGVAAGALVLSVMILPTITSVAADALASLPQNLKESSFALGATRWQTISRVILPTTFPAIMTGVVLGMARAFGEALAVQMVIGNAPFVPRSLFESASTLTSVITLGMGNTTMGSPQNNALWSMALVLMLMTFVFVLLVRMLERRNKI is encoded by the coding sequence TTGAGGGTAAAACCAAAGAAAACGCGGTTTGAAAAACATCATATAGAGAATTTTATCGGACGCGCTTATATGTCCTTTTGTGTACTGCTATTGATTGTAATCATTGTATCGATGGTTTATTTCGTAGCCTCTAAAGGAATTGCGAACTTTGTAAGCGGTGAGGTTAAGGTTTCCGATTTCCTGTTCGGCACGAAGTGGTCGCCTGAAGCGGATACGCCTTCTTATGGAGCTTTTCCGTTTATAGCCGGTTCCTTCCTGGTAACACTGCTTGCCGCGCTTATCGCAAGTCCGCTTAGCATCTGTGCCGCATTATTTATGACTGAAATCGTCCCTGGTTGGGGCAAAAAACTGCTGCAGCCGGTTATCGAGCTGTTGTCAGGTATTCCGTCTGTCGTATACGGGTTCGTTGGCTTAAGTGTCATTGTACCTTTTTTGCGGAATACATTGCCCGGACAGGGCATCGGGGTTGCTGCAGGCGCGCTAGTGCTGTCGGTGATGATCCTGCCGACCATTACCAGCGTGGCTGCAGACGCGCTTGCTTCTTTGCCGCAAAACTTGAAAGAATCCTCATTTGCGCTCGGTGCCACTCGCTGGCAGACGATCTCCCGTGTCATTCTCCCGACGACCTTCCCGGCTATTATGACGGGGGTGGTACTGGGGATGGCCCGTGCATTCGGTGAAGCACTTGCTGTACAGATGGTTATCGGTAATGCGCCTTTTGTGCCGCGTTCGCTGTTCGAATCCGCGTCTACTCTGACCAGTGTTATTACGCTGGGTATGGGGAACACGACGATGGGTTCACCGCAGAACAACGCGCTATGGAGCATGGCTCTCGTGCTTATGCTGATGACATTTGTATTCGTACTGCTTGTTAGAATGCTCGAAAGGAGAAATAAAATTTGA
- a CDS encoding VOC family protein: protein MTSPIRNQVGAVFIPVSDIERSKNWYCSLLGLPLDGEILFGHLYDVPMQGPGIVLDSRIFTAEAVLKVPSFHLLTDDIDAAYDYVKATGAEILTDIEHDHWFNFKDPDGNVLMICRSTN, encoded by the coding sequence GTGACAAGTCCCATACGGAATCAGGTTGGCGCTGTCTTCATCCCGGTTAGTGATATCGAAAGGTCCAAAAACTGGTATTGCAGCTTGCTTGGACTGCCGCTAGACGGTGAAATTTTGTTCGGGCATCTGTATGACGTGCCGATGCAGGGTCCGGGAATCGTGCTCGACAGCAGAATTTTTACAGCCGAGGCTGTGCTGAAGGTGCCTTCCTTCCATCTGCTTACCGACGACATTGATGCTGCCTATGATTATGTCAAAGCTACCGGAGCTGAAATTCTCACAGATATTGAACATGATCACTGGTTTAATTTCAAAGATCCGGACGGGAATGTGCTGATGATTTGCCGTTCAACCAACTAA
- a CDS encoding aminopeptidase, protein MLDFKQKLENYALLAVKIGVNIQPGQTLVINADIVSAELVRLIVRQAYEAGAKLVKVNYTDEFVTRTRYDLAPSESFLEPPKWQADELEDLARNGAAFLTIISANPDLLSGVEPSRISDNQKTAGQAMAPYREMMMANHVSWSGIAFPSPSWAAKVFPDAAPEQQIELLWDAIFKAVRSDQENPVAAWSSHLGGLKQRCDLLNAKKYRKLHYTAPGTDLTIELPEGHIWCQAGAVNSRGMSFLANIPTEEVFTAPLKSGANGKVSSTKPLSYGGNIIDRFTLTLENGKVTDFTAEVGQEALASLLAMDEGAAYFGEVALVPFHSPISESGILYYTTLYDENASCHLALGAAYAFTLQDGINMTKEQLAERGMNQSLTHVDFMMGSPEMSIDGIADDGSVDPIFRNGDWA, encoded by the coding sequence ATGCTGGATTTCAAGCAAAAGCTCGAAAATTACGCCCTGCTCGCTGTAAAGATCGGAGTCAACATTCAGCCCGGTCAAACGCTTGTAATCAATGCGGATATCGTCTCCGCAGAGCTGGTACGGCTCATTGTACGCCAAGCCTATGAAGCAGGAGCGAAGCTGGTAAAGGTTAATTATACCGATGAATTCGTTACACGGACACGTTATGATCTTGCTCCATCCGAGAGCTTCCTCGAGCCGCCCAAGTGGCAGGCGGATGAGCTGGAGGATCTCGCGCGTAATGGCGCTGCGTTCCTGACCATTATCTCGGCTAATCCGGACTTGCTAAGCGGGGTAGAACCAAGCCGGATCTCTGATAACCAGAAGACCGCCGGCCAGGCCATGGCTCCTTACCGGGAGATGATGATGGCTAACCATGTCAGCTGGAGCGGCATCGCCTTCCCTTCTCCTTCATGGGCCGCCAAGGTATTCCCGGACGCAGCGCCTGAGCAGCAGATTGAACTGCTATGGGATGCAATCTTCAAAGCTGTGCGCTCAGACCAGGAGAACCCCGTTGCAGCCTGGAGCAGCCATCTGGGCGGCCTCAAGCAGCGCTGCGATCTGCTGAACGCCAAGAAGTACCGCAAGCTTCACTACACAGCACCGGGAACCGATCTGACGATCGAGCTGCCTGAAGGCCATATCTGGTGTCAGGCCGGTGCGGTGAACAGCCGCGGTATGTCCTTCCTGGCCAACATTCCGACCGAGGAAGTGTTCACAGCCCCGCTGAAGTCCGGTGCTAACGGCAAGGTCAGCAGCACCAAGCCGCTTAGCTACGGCGGCAACATAATCGACCGTTTCACCTTGACCCTGGAGAACGGTAAGGTCACAGACTTTACCGCAGAGGTCGGCCAGGAGGCCTTGGCTTCCCTGCTGGCTATGGATGAAGGCGCGGCCTACTTCGGCGAAGTGGCCTTGGTGCCTTTCCACTCTCCGATCTCGGAGAGCGGCATTCTCTACTACACCACGCTGTATGACGAGAATGCTTCCTGTCACCTAGCGCTGGGTGCTGCTTATGCTTTCACGCTGCAGGACGGCATCAATATGACGAAGGAACAGCTTGCTGAAAGAGGCATGAACCAGAGTCTGACACATGTAGACTTTATGATGGGTTCCCCGGAGATGAGCATCGACGGAATTGCCGATGACGGCTCTGTTGACCCTATCTTCCGTAACGGAGATTGGGCTTAA
- a CDS encoding AlkZ-related protein encodes MGSVESLESITTFEEMAEVVAKLGIVPLAPLIPGHPSVNGLTLAENWHTGSELDPWGWRVRFPGEGLAGYGKFIKKKAVLVSREWLPAYLAAAGSPRSLEERYDSGLATREALTLLQIIREHEGIETRQLRSMADMKAKEKKTAFDNAVTELQGTLDIVISGVKQRLNADGEPNGWNSTSFETTGHWMNDAGIETFEGMREEAVAWLRSRMDGSWTPEAIAWISKALVWK; translated from the coding sequence GTGGGTAGTGTAGAAAGCCTAGAGAGTATTACAACATTTGAGGAGATGGCTGAAGTTGTGGCCAAGCTGGGGATCGTACCGCTGGCCCCGTTGATCCCTGGGCATCCTTCTGTGAACGGGCTGACTCTGGCGGAGAACTGGCATACCGGTTCCGAGCTGGACCCCTGGGGCTGGCGGGTGAGATTTCCGGGAGAAGGATTGGCCGGATACGGTAAGTTTATTAAGAAAAAAGCCGTTCTGGTATCCCGTGAATGGCTTCCCGCTTATCTGGCGGCGGCAGGCAGTCCGCGGTCCCTAGAGGAGCGGTATGACAGCGGTCTTGCTACTAGAGAAGCGCTAACGTTATTGCAGATTATCCGGGAGCACGAAGGCATAGAGACACGCCAGCTGCGTTCTATGGCTGATATGAAGGCCAAAGAGAAGAAAACGGCTTTTGACAACGCGGTAACCGAGCTTCAAGGCACTCTGGATATTGTAATCTCTGGAGTTAAGCAACGGCTGAATGCGGACGGTGAGCCGAACGGGTGGAACAGTACCTCTTTTGAAACAACGGGCCACTGGATGAATGATGCGGGAATCGAAACTTTTGAAGGAATGAGAGAAGAGGCGGTGGCGTGGCTGCGTTCGAGAATGGACGGGAGCTGGACACCGGAAGCAATAGCCTGGATCAGCAAGGCGTTAGTCTGGAAATAA
- the pstA gene encoding phosphate ABC transporter permease PstA: MKPRTADKIATAIIVTFALLIVAILVGLLGYILIRGMSHISWDFLTSAPQKIRAGGGVGPQLFNSLFLLVLTLIITIPLGLGAGIFMAEYARPGRLTNFIRLVVEVLSSFPSIIVGLFGLLLIVNTFNLGFSLISGALALTFFNLPLMVRITEQAFRTVPKQQKEAGFALGLSKWKIVTSVLLPVALPTIITGTILSAGRVFGEAAALMFTAGMSSPRLDFSNWNPLSPSSPLNPFRPAETLAVHIWKVNSEGLAPDALQIAAGASAVLVLTVLIFNLAARFFGRFIYRKLTASKRMN, encoded by the coding sequence TTGAAGCCGAGAACAGCAGACAAAATTGCCACTGCTATCATTGTAACGTTCGCTTTGCTTATCGTAGCTATTCTGGTTGGCCTGCTTGGATATATCCTCATCCGCGGGATGAGTCATATCAGCTGGGACTTCCTGACTTCGGCACCACAGAAGATCCGTGCAGGAGGCGGGGTAGGACCTCAGCTCTTCAACTCCCTGTTCCTGCTGGTGCTGACCCTGATTATTACTATACCGCTTGGACTTGGAGCGGGGATCTTCATGGCAGAATATGCCCGTCCCGGCAGACTGACTAACTTCATCCGTCTGGTTGTGGAAGTGTTATCTTCCTTCCCGTCCATCATCGTCGGTCTATTCGGTCTCTTATTGATCGTCAATACCTTCAATCTCGGATTCTCCCTGATCTCGGGAGCACTCGCGCTTACCTTCTTCAACCTTCCGCTGATGGTTCGTATCACCGAGCAGGCTTTCCGCACGGTGCCTAAGCAGCAGAAGGAAGCGGGCTTCGCGCTTGGTTTATCCAAGTGGAAGATTGTGACTTCGGTACTGCTCCCGGTAGCTCTGCCAACGATCATTACGGGAACGATCCTGTCCGCCGGACGCGTCTTCGGTGAAGCGGCAGCATTGATGTTCACGGCGGGGATGAGCAGTCCGCGTCTGGACTTCAGCAACTGGAATCCGCTTAGTCCTTCTTCACCGCTTAACCCGTTCCGTCCGGCAGAAACACTGGCGGTTCATATCTGGAAGGTCAACAGCGAAGGTCTGGCGCCGGATGCGCTGCAGATCGCAGCAGGTGCTTCGGCAGTGCTGGTGCTGACCGTATTAATCTTCAACCTGGCTGCCCGTTTCTTCGGCAGATTCATCTATCGCAAGCTTACCGCTTCCAAGAGAATGAACTAG
- a CDS encoding GNAT family N-acetyltransferase: MIREATPEDAYGLEKLYRILLPEHTDIQVSPQRISQIANNPDSLLIVYEEEGEVAGTLHLHLCMDALSGDRPFGVIERVVTDPQLRGKGIGASLMQFAEEAAAARGALKVMLSSKSCRTDAHRFYERLGYDGEGSKLFKKYIPV, encoded by the coding sequence ATGATAAGAGAAGCCACACCGGAGGATGCCTACGGCTTAGAGAAGCTGTACCGGATTCTGTTGCCGGAGCACACGGATATCCAAGTATCGCCGCAAAGAATCAGCCAAATTGCCAATAATCCGGACAGCCTGCTGATCGTATACGAAGAAGAGGGGGAGGTAGCGGGTACGTTACATCTGCACTTGTGCATGGATGCGCTTAGCGGTGACCGTCCGTTCGGAGTCATAGAGCGTGTTGTAACTGACCCGCAGCTGCGCGGCAAGGGAATTGGAGCCTCACTGATGCAATTCGCAGAAGAGGCAGCAGCGGCCAGAGGCGCCCTTAAGGTAATGCTGTCCAGCAAGAGCTGCCGCACGGATGCCCACCGCTTCTACGAGCGCCTGGGGTACGACGGAGAGGGAAGCAAGCTTTTCAAAAAATACATACCGGTCTAA